Proteins from one Xenopus tropicalis strain Nigerian chromosome 1, UCB_Xtro_10.0, whole genome shotgun sequence genomic window:
- the LOC100490372 gene encoding octopamine receptor, which produces MSYRQPLECQGVGMASGQSRLKMSMDKNVSSLCNFSFSFLRREGNRTALEIAPQQVAVGSLLTVIDLITFLGNAVVFICPVVEKRLRTVTYMFIMSLAMADLLVACLVMPFSIIYEVTGMWLFGKQFCKVWISFDVMFCTASIVTLCFISLDRYCSVVTPYHYSKRMSRRRCIIMTVTIWVYSSLISFLPVMQGWNEIPGVDTDNGKQCIFVTNWTFAIVASSLAFYIPFIIMCSMYFFIYRASRLKATRIVSQTLDLHYHPNSKRQNNLQLENKATRTMGIIISVFVMCWLPYFVLNVLIAAKGTDSTSRVLVNAFKFITWLGYCNSTINPMLYAFLNRDFQRALKKLLICRRWRSQVDIGDDMVSIVTFSKTAQDPEYNIKMPISNCVLKNKPAMKCNPTTHY; this is translated from the exons GTCAAAGCAGACTGAAAATGTCCATGGATAAAAATGTGTCTTCGCTCTGcaatttctccttctctttcctgCGGAGGGAAGGCAACAGGACGGCGCTGGAGATTGCGCCGCAGCAAGTGGCCGTTGGATCGCTATTGACTGTCATTGACCTGATCACGTTCTTGGGCAACGCCGTCGTTTTCATTTGCCCGGTGGTAGAAAAGAGACTCCGGACGGTCACGTACATGTTCATCATGTCTCTGGCCATGGCCGATCTTCTGGTTGCCTGCCTGGTCATGCCGTTCAG CATCATTTACGAAGTGACGGGAATGTGGCTCTTTGGCAAACAGTTCTGCAAGGTGTGGATTTCCTTCGATGTGATGTTCTGCACGGCTTCCATCGTCACCCTGTGCTTCATCAGCCTGGACAGGTACTGCTCCGTTGTCACCCCCTATCATTATTCCAAGAGGATGTCACGCCGCAG ATGTATCATTATGACAGTGACTATATGGGTTTACTCCTCGCTGATCTCCTTTCTGCCCGTCATGCAAGGATGGAATGAAATACCCGGCGTTGATACTGACAATGGGAAGCAATGTATCTTCGTCACCAACTGGACCTTTGCCATTGTGGCCTCCTCCTTGGCATTTTACATCCCCTTCATCATCATGTGCAGCATGTACTTCTTCATTTACCGGGCGTCTCGGCTGAAAGCCACTCGGATTGTGTCCCAGACGCTGGATTTGCATTACCACCCAAACAGTAAACGGCAGAACAACCTGCAACTGGAGAACAAAGCCACCAGGACCATGGGCATAATAATATCGGTGTTTGTCATGTGCTGGCTCCCGTACTTTGTGCTCAACGTTCTGATAGCCGCAAAGGGCACCGATTCCACCAGCAGAGTCTTGGTGAACGCTTTCAAGTTCATCACCTGGTTGGGGTATTGCAATTCCACCATCAATCCCATGTTATATGCCTTTCTAAATCGGGACTTCCAAAGGGCTTTGAAGAAATTGCTGATCTGCAGGCGCTGGAGGTCCCAGGTGGACATAGGAGATGACATGGTCTCCATCGTGACATTTTCTAAGACAGCTCAAGATCCAGAATATAACATCAAAATGCCAATCAGCAACTGTGTGCTTAAGAACAAACCAGCAATGAAATGCAACCCTACAACCCACTACTAA